The following are encoded in a window of Kitasatospora sp. NBC_01250 genomic DNA:
- a CDS encoding phosphatase PAP2 family protein yields MGEPTDTRTQDGDEAAQLRHDSSVRATGRPADEAADGAGGSTALRTERSLRSRITAQRRIPARPRLWFELALIGLSYWLYSLVRNAFPTQAAVAQQHADWVWHAEQFLGIAVERSINHGVNSVTWLIVGMNYYYATLHFVITIGVLVWLYRSHPGRYAAARTVLFITTGVALLGFYFFPLAPPRLAGFGFIDTVTVHHTWGSLASGAAASATNQFAAMPSMHIGWSVWCGLTIFFLAERTWVRALGLVYPLLTLTVIISTANHYWMDAGGGLLCLGIGFVGTRLVYHRWAYQFPQIPASWQKAAVPEQRPTPVAAGRR; encoded by the coding sequence ATGGGGGAACCGACCGACACCCGGACGCAGGACGGCGACGAAGCCGCCCAGCTCCGTCACGACAGCTCCGTCCGAGCCACCGGCCGTCCGGCCGACGAGGCCGCGGACGGAGCCGGCGGCAGCACCGCCCTGCGCACCGAAAGGTCGCTGCGCAGTCGGATCACCGCGCAACGCCGCATCCCCGCCCGGCCCCGGCTCTGGTTCGAGCTCGCGCTGATCGGCCTCAGCTACTGGCTGTACTCGCTGGTCCGCAACGCGTTCCCGACCCAGGCGGCGGTGGCACAGCAGCACGCCGACTGGGTCTGGCACGCCGAGCAGTTCCTCGGCATCGCCGTCGAGCGCTCGATCAACCACGGCGTCAACTCGGTCACCTGGCTGATCGTCGGGATGAACTACTACTACGCCACCCTGCACTTCGTGATCACCATCGGCGTGCTGGTCTGGCTCTACCGCAGCCATCCCGGCCGCTACGCGGCCGCGCGCACGGTGCTCTTCATCACCACCGGCGTCGCGCTGCTCGGCTTCTACTTCTTCCCCCTGGCACCGCCGCGGCTGGCCGGTTTCGGCTTCATCGACACCGTCACGGTCCACCACACCTGGGGCTCGCTGGCCTCGGGGGCGGCGGCCAGCGCCACCAACCAGTTCGCCGCGATGCCCTCGATGCACATCGGCTGGTCGGTGTGGTGCGGGCTGACGATCTTCTTCCTGGCCGAACGCACCTGGGTGCGGGCGCTGGGGCTGGTCTACCCGCTGCTCACCCTGACGGTGATCATCTCCACCGCCAACCACTACTGGATGGACGCGGGCGGCGGCCTGCTCTGCCTGGGCATCGGCTTCGTCGGCACCCGGCTGGTGTACCACCGCTGGGCCTACCAGTTCCCGCAGATCCCGGCCTCCTGGCAGAAGGCGGCGGTACCCGAACAGCGGCCCACCCCGGTGGCCGCAGGACGCCGCTAG
- a CDS encoding helix-turn-helix transcriptional regulator codes for MESGQDATAEIGRRLRDLRRERGLKQSDLAGEGLSVSYLSLLESGKRAVTPAILRRLAGGLGCTVEYLRTGQERDHELERQRDLLLRVTLGELALHGGEYGSGLAACEAVLAEPPPIDQDTRRRAGLARAHALEELDRPGEALAVLHELYRDPALGAGSAAWLRLAVALCRCHLRVGEPASAGELGRGALARLDQVFAADTEDHLALGVVLLEAHHRSGRLAEARALADRLLPHSGRTGAPPARAAVFRHASRRAQQRGDTGLALTLAERALVLPAAEELARQLGLLRAGYGALLLEGPAPEPVLAKEYLASAERELARRGCGTDRAGCALSLARAELLLGEYAAGAAQARRALELAGTDQGMIGVRAWLHLGEARRLQGRAREAGAALTTVARLLETATAGVVAGQRPAGCRAARGRRARP; via the coding sequence ATGGAATCCGGGCAGGACGCGACAGCGGAGATCGGCCGACGACTGCGGGACCTGCGCCGCGAGCGCGGTCTGAAGCAGAGCGACCTGGCCGGCGAGGGGTTGTCGGTCAGCTATCTGTCGCTGCTGGAGTCCGGCAAGCGCGCCGTGACGCCGGCGATCCTGCGCAGGCTGGCCGGCGGGCTCGGCTGCACCGTGGAGTACCTGCGCACCGGGCAGGAGCGCGACCACGAGCTGGAACGCCAGCGGGATCTGCTGCTGCGGGTCACCCTCGGGGAGCTCGCGCTGCACGGCGGGGAGTACGGCTCGGGGCTGGCGGCCTGCGAGGCGGTGCTGGCCGAGCCGCCGCCGATCGACCAGGACACCCGGCGCCGGGCCGGGCTCGCCCGCGCCCACGCGCTGGAGGAGCTGGACCGCCCGGGCGAGGCGCTGGCCGTCCTGCACGAGCTGTACCGCGATCCGGCGCTCGGCGCGGGATCGGCCGCCTGGCTGCGGCTGGCGGTGGCGCTGTGCCGCTGCCACCTGCGGGTGGGCGAGCCGGCCAGCGCCGGGGAGCTGGGCCGCGGCGCACTGGCCCGGCTGGACCAGGTGTTCGCCGCCGACACCGAGGACCACCTGGCCCTGGGCGTGGTGCTGCTGGAGGCGCACCACCGCAGTGGTCGCCTGGCGGAGGCCAGGGCGCTGGCCGACCGGCTGCTGCCGCACAGCGGGCGCACCGGTGCTCCGCCCGCCCGTGCCGCCGTCTTCCGGCACGCCAGCCGTCGCGCCCAGCAGCGCGGGGACACCGGGCTCGCGCTCACCCTGGCCGAGCGCGCGCTCGTGCTGCCCGCGGCGGAGGAGCTGGCCCGTCAGCTGGGTCTGCTGCGGGCCGGCTACGGGGCGCTGCTGCTGGAGGGCCCCGCGCCCGAGCCGGTGCTGGCCAAGGAGTACCTCGCATCGGCCGAGCGGGAGCTGGCCCGCCGCGGGTGCGGGACGGACCGGGCCGGCTGCGCGCTGAGCCTGGCCCGGGCGGAGCTGCTGCTGGGCGAGTACGCGGCGGGGGCCGCGCAGGCCCGCCGCGCGCTGGAGCTGGCCGGCACCGACCAGGGCATGATCGGCGTCCGGGCCTGGCTGCATTTGGGCGAGGCCCGCCGGCTGCAGGGCCGCGCGCGGGAGGCGGGCGCGGCCCTGACGACCGTGGCCCGGCTGCTGGAGACGGCCACGGCCGGGGTGGTCGCCGGGCAGAGGCCCGCCGGCTGCAGGGCCGCGCGCGGGAGGCGGGCGCGGCCCTGA